The following are from one region of the Endozoicomonas sp. 4G genome:
- a CDS encoding zinc finger, RING-type domain-containing protein, translating into MKRLLKSLFFFLPLIVAVVSVEAQITEGLTVYPLPDQASAITGSLVTLGVLALRQQTWQSLPYNPKKGTKPESYNKPIVHYSHEPKLSFPEYDLPDYRIFLQKQQAEMERIHKIAAEEMATGRVTIKIAEATTDEDTARRVYIAKTNGITVREQKDIEQEAKRHREDAHVQSDGSAMERPDIQLPDDSVLCLAATRKACREVLSKIVSCPNSEPDSTSENTSAPAQEGGQESDHTGEDGSAATEADSQQLLNQHLAGFKVMQTPTNNGCWLHAIYLSTGRIVSTLIPTLIEMIDNHLTRKTTPVQKKIKNNFPANEHSAFLLRWAIEQGEENVQLLGRQLHDNKWPDFNILLPLLSHLFEKTFVVVNLHASGLTQDQVFTYATSNHAQVTTASEASAINTPEATVYLGLLSRDHHFVGIQPDTQDENCSHSCTVCLDPFTKDSGIKSTSCFHYVCDTCFEELNQLNQPSGWTCPMCRRPQKYVKPPGSEPERTEDDTQRLLNRYLTGFEVIPTPADNFCWLHAIHFSADQNVSTLIQTLIYTIDDHFSHNEQAPETETSVFVSNWVNAQGEENVQLLRQQLHYGQWPDLSILLPLLSYLFAKTYVVVNLHASGLTQDQVFTYVTPNDVQVTIVSEASDINTSRETVYLGLLSRDNHYVGIRPDTRNNDHSCPVCYNRFTQSSGIKSTTCYHYLCDTCFDRLNQPPFWDCPLCLRSQEYVRPTEQPPSADQRLGLEDDYRQLLNELSRYAPVLEKPRMQMIMRNPNPNREVDIDQEMEMIMRNPNPNREVDIDSNYSAPSKG; encoded by the coding sequence TTGAAACGATTACTGAAGTCTCTATTCTTTTTCCTGCCTCTTATAGTTGCAGTAGTTTCAGTGGAGGCACAAATAACTGAAGGCTTGACTGTATACCCTCTGCCAGACCAAGCCTCTGCCATCACAGGATCTCTGGTGACACTGGGTGTACTGGCACTCAGGCAGCAAACCTGGCAGTCGCTTCCTTATAATCCGAAAAAAGGTACTAAACCGGAGTCGTACAATAAACCTATCGTGCACTATAGCCATGAACCCAAACTGTCATTTCCGGAATACGACCTGCCCGATTACCGTATTTTTTTACAAAAGCAGCAAGCTGAAATGGAGCGGATACATAAAATCGCTGCCGAAGAAATGGCCACGGGCAGAGTGACAATCAAGATCGCCGAAGCAACAACAGACGAAGACACTGCCCGAAGGGTGTACATTGCAAAAACCAACGGAATAACCGTCAGGGAACAAAAAGACATTGAGCAGGAAGCTAAACGACACCGTGAAGACGCTCATGTCCAGTCAGACGGCTCTGCTATGGAACGACCCGATATCCAACTTCCTGATGACAGTGTCCTGTGTCTGGCAGCCACCAGGAAAGCCTGCCGGGAGGTTCTCTCCAAAATAGTCAGCTGCCCAAATTCTGAACCAGACTCAACCAGTGAAAACACCAGCGCCCCAGCGCAGGAAGGTGGACAGGAATCTGACCACACCGGTGAGGATGGGTCTGCTGCCACAGAAGCTGACTCTCAACAGCTGTTAAACCAGCACCTTGCGGGATTCAAGGTGATGCAAACACCCACAAATAACGGTTGTTGGCTGCACGCTATCTATTTATCCACAGGTCGAATCGTATCCACACTGATTCCAACGCTCATTGAAATGATTGACAATCATTTAACACGTAAGACGACACCGGTTCAAAAAAAGATTAAAAATAATTTCCCAGCTAATGAACATTCAGCTTTTCTACTTCGCTGGGCCATTGAACAGGGCGAAGAAAATGTCCAATTGCTCGGGCGACAACTCCACGATAATAAATGGCCGGACTTCAATATTTTATTGCCGCTTCTGAGCCACCTATTCGAAAAAACGTTTGTCGTTGTCAATCTGCATGCCAGCGGATTGACTCAGGATCAGGTTTTTACCTACGCCACGTCTAATCATGCTCAAGTCACCACAGCCTCAGAAGCATCGGCTATCAATACCCCAGAGGCAACGGTCTATCTGGGACTTTTATCCAGAGATCATCACTTTGTCGGTATTCAGCCTGACACCCAGGATGAAAACTGTTCACATAGCTGCACTGTCTGTCTTGACCCGTTTACAAAAGACAGTGGTATCAAGAGTACAAGTTGCTTTCACTACGTGTGTGATACCTGTTTTGAAGAATTGAACCAATTGAACCAACCTTCAGGCTGGACGTGCCCTATGTGCAGGAGGCCACAGAAGTACGTGAAACCTCCTGGCTCTGAACCTGAACGTACAGAAGATGACACTCAACGGCTGTTGAACCGGTATCTTACGGGATTCGAAGTGATACCAACACCCGCAGATAATTTTTGTTGGCTGCACGCTATCCATTTTTCCGCAGATCAAAACGTATCAACACTGATTCAAACGCTCATTTACACAATTGACGATCATTTTTCACATAATGAGCAGGCACCGGAAACCGAGACTTCAGTTTTTGTATCAAACTGGGTAAATGCACAGGGCGAAGAAAATGTCCAATTGCTCAGGCAACAACTCCATTATGGTCAATGGCCTGACTTAAGTATTTTATTGCCGCTTCTGAGCTATCTGTTCGCCAAAACGTATGTCGTTGTCAATCTCCATGCCAGTGGATTGACTCAGGATCAGGTGTTTACTTACGTCACTCCTAATGATGTTCAAGTCACCATTGTCTCAGAAGCATCAGATATAAATACCTCAAGGGAAACGGTCTATCTGGGACTTCTATCCAGGGATAATCACTATGTCGGTATTCGGCCTGACACCCGGAATAACGACCATTCCTGTCCTGTTTGCTATAACAGGTTTACACAAAGCAGTGGCATCAAGAGTACAACTTGCTATCACTACTTGTGTGATACGTGTTTTGATCGTTTGAACCAACCTCCATTCTGGGATTGCCCTTTGTGCCTGAGGTCACAGGAGTACGTTAGGCCCACTGAACAGCCCCCCTCTGCCGACCAGAGGCTCGGGCTAGAGGATGATTATCGTCAGCTATTAAACGAACTCAGTCGGTATGCTCCGGTTCTGGAGAAACCGAGAATGCAAATGATAATGCGGAACCCCAATCCAAACAGGGAAGTAGACATTGATCAGGAGATGGAAATGATAATGCGGAACCCCAATCCAAACAGGGAAGTAGACATTGATAGTAACTATTCAGCACCCAGCAAAGGATGA
- a CDS encoding RNA-guided endonuclease TnpB family protein — protein MKKNRVIQINIGKPTDGQTQVRLEAARLWNDIVRLHRYIRKRHWKWPTESKMKAHVKGKYALHSQTIQKLVEKLYDSIDSTQTKREQGDKKARYPWKCKKKFQTVTWKQSAIRRKGNRLNLSNGRGVKGLSIKIPLDQLPQGKITGIELGYPTLYISIQDVVEKPESAGDNTVAADLGIIHTAVMTDGIKSTAVVGRGLRSLTQGKSKKIAGYSRLIDKCEQGSRRRRKLKAEKARYLARYHRQVHNLLHHTANKMIDFAVERQAGTLVVGDVTEIARNKRKQKKGSRRSNQENSGNPLGRLVEYLTYKGQLRGVDVVKINEAYTTQTCPKCGHRHKPSGRNYKCQGCDYVAARDEVGACNILNKYIHNGRMVPDSILPTGNVKYLRPTLLRKSPVVVALNEPTLLGTTLESVWASEDAGLVEPSKQSLVV, from the coding sequence GTGAAAAAAAATCGTGTCATTCAAATCAACATAGGCAAGCCAACAGACGGTCAGACGCAAGTCCGTCTGGAAGCGGCTCGCCTGTGGAATGACATAGTTCGTTTGCACCGATATATCCGTAAACGCCACTGGAAGTGGCCTACCGAGTCTAAAATGAAGGCTCACGTCAAAGGCAAGTATGCCCTGCATTCGCAGACTATACAGAAGCTCGTCGAGAAGTTGTACGACTCTATAGATTCAACTCAAACCAAAAGGGAACAGGGAGATAAGAAAGCCCGTTACCCTTGGAAGTGCAAGAAGAAATTCCAGACGGTGACTTGGAAGCAGTCAGCCATTCGCCGCAAGGGGAATAGGCTGAATCTGTCCAATGGTCGTGGAGTGAAAGGCTTGTCCATCAAAATCCCACTGGATCAATTGCCGCAAGGCAAGATCACAGGAATTGAGCTTGGATACCCCACTCTCTACATTTCCATTCAAGACGTAGTTGAGAAACCAGAATCAGCCGGAGACAACACCGTTGCGGCTGATTTGGGTATCATTCATACCGCTGTCATGACGGACGGCATCAAATCAACTGCTGTTGTTGGTCGTGGCTTGCGTTCATTGACACAAGGCAAGAGCAAGAAAATAGCTGGCTACAGTCGTCTAATAGATAAATGCGAGCAGGGTTCCCGTCGAAGACGGAAACTCAAGGCAGAAAAGGCCAGATATCTGGCACGATACCACAGGCAAGTTCACAACTTGCTACATCATACCGCAAACAAGATGATCGACTTTGCCGTTGAACGGCAAGCCGGAACATTGGTTGTTGGGGATGTGACAGAAATAGCACGTAACAAGCGTAAGCAGAAAAAGGGATCAAGACGCAGCAACCAGGAGAACAGCGGGAATCCGCTAGGTCGATTGGTTGAGTACCTGACGTATAAGGGTCAGTTGAGAGGGGTTGATGTGGTTAAGATCAACGAAGCCTACACCACTCAAACGTGCCCTAAGTGCGGTCACAGGCACAAGCCAAGTGGGCGCAACTATAAGTGTCAGGGTTGCGATTATGTTGCAGCGAGAGATGAAGTCGGAGCCTGCAACATCCTGAACAAATACATCCACAATGGACGTATGGTTCCTGATTCGATTCTGCCTACCGGAAACGTGAAGTATCTACGACCGACCTTGCTACGCAAGTCGCCCGTAGTAGTGGCTTTGAATGAGCCTACTTTGCTTGGTACTACCCTTGAATCAGTTTGGGCGTCCGAGGACGCAGGTTTGGTTGAACCGTCCAAACAGAGTCTTGTGGTTTAA
- a CDS encoding type II toxin-antitoxin system ParD family antitoxin: MARTTSVTLGQHYEDFINELIEKGRFQSVSEAVRAGLRVLEKEEQEYEARLQALRDTIEAGRNSPIVKDFNMDHLLHELNGRRDVG, translated from the coding sequence ATGGCTAGAACAACATCAGTAACATTGGGCCAGCATTACGAAGACTTCATTAACGAACTGATAGAAAAAGGTCGTTTTCAGTCTGTTAGTGAGGCGGTTAGAGCAGGACTCAGAGTCCTGGAAAAAGAAGAACAAGAATACGAAGCCCGGTTACAGGCTCTACGAGACACGATAGAAGCCGGTCGTAACAGCCCGATTGTAAAAGACTTTAATATGGATCACTTACTTCATGAATTAAACGGGAGACGTGATGTCGGGTAG
- a CDS encoding IS66 family transposase, with protein MSQLTPEFQMIVALLAVVNELQEQVTVLSQQGAKLEAENKELSARLNTNSRNSSKPPSSDGYAKPNAKAKDSLEATESDPKDEKPNPKSLRKKSGRKPGGQKGHKGSTLRQAAKAEHTHYHPVIDCEKCGCSLRSEKTVKLVERQVFEPGRFGHFEVTAHVAEVKKCSCGHVTQASFPEGVDSHVQYGPVTQALAVYLCQYQLVPYKRASQFFMDIFGLEVSPGSICTFQEKAYNQLASTEQAIADALKVEPIAGADETGMRVAGALWWMHVLRTEKWTMYHLDPSRGHSAIESMGILLAFAGILVHDHYKAYFRYAALHALCNAHHLRELQGVVDRDCNHLAARLQRLLRLACHLSNGFRKIGMKAMPEVIYQRIASLFERTARRALAEEAEYMERVRQRLGRDKVKNTKAFNLFKRLVEFKDETLRFMTDLNIPFDNNGSERDIRNGKVKQKISGCIRSKKGAKWYCRIRSYVSSARKQGQNVFEALLIAMKNYCGHPLLGAE; from the coding sequence ATGAGTCAGCTTACTCCCGAATTTCAGATGATTGTCGCCCTCCTTGCCGTTGTGAATGAACTGCAAGAGCAGGTGACCGTGCTGAGCCAGCAAGGGGCAAAGCTGGAGGCGGAGAACAAAGAACTCTCAGCTAGACTCAATACCAACAGCCGTAACAGCAGCAAGCCTCCATCCTCGGATGGATATGCAAAACCCAACGCCAAAGCAAAGGACTCTTTAGAGGCGACGGAGAGCGACCCAAAAGACGAAAAACCCAACCCAAAAAGCTTACGAAAGAAGTCAGGTCGTAAGCCTGGCGGCCAGAAAGGTCACAAAGGTTCTACGCTTCGACAAGCTGCTAAAGCAGAGCATACCCACTACCACCCTGTCATTGACTGCGAAAAATGCGGTTGCTCGCTGCGTTCGGAAAAAACGGTTAAGCTGGTTGAACGACAAGTGTTTGAACCCGGTCGTTTTGGTCACTTTGAAGTAACTGCTCATGTAGCAGAGGTCAAAAAGTGTAGCTGCGGTCATGTAACGCAGGCCAGCTTCCCCGAAGGCGTAGACTCTCATGTGCAGTATGGGCCTGTTACTCAGGCACTGGCCGTGTATCTTTGCCAGTATCAGCTGGTGCCTTACAAGCGCGCTTCCCAGTTCTTCATGGATATTTTCGGATTAGAGGTTAGCCCGGGTTCTATCTGCACCTTCCAGGAGAAGGCTTATAACCAGTTAGCCAGCACCGAACAGGCTATTGCCGATGCCCTCAAGGTAGAACCCATTGCCGGTGCTGACGAAACAGGCATGAGAGTAGCCGGGGCGCTATGGTGGATGCATGTCCTTCGTACTGAAAAATGGACGATGTATCACCTTGATCCCAGTCGAGGTCACTCCGCCATAGAGTCCATGGGCATCTTACTGGCCTTTGCTGGAATATTAGTTCATGACCACTATAAGGCTTACTTCCGTTATGCCGCACTTCATGCCCTCTGCAATGCCCATCACCTGAGAGAGTTACAGGGTGTTGTTGACAGGGACTGCAACCATCTTGCCGCACGTTTGCAACGGTTGCTGAGACTGGCCTGCCATCTCAGCAACGGTTTCAGAAAGATTGGCATGAAGGCTATGCCAGAAGTGATTTACCAGCGCATTGCCTCACTGTTCGAGCGGACAGCGAGAAGAGCGCTGGCTGAAGAGGCTGAGTATATGGAACGAGTACGGCAACGGCTGGGTCGTGACAAAGTCAAAAATACCAAAGCCTTCAACCTGTTTAAGCGGTTGGTGGAGTTCAAGGACGAAACCTTGAGATTCATGACCGACCTCAACATCCCCTTCGACAATAATGGCAGTGAACGAGACATAAGAAATGGCAAGGTGAAGCAAAAAATATCGGGTTGTATCAGAAGCAAGAAAGGAGCGAAATGGTATTGCCGGATACGGAGTTATGTTTCATCGGCGAGAAAGCAGGGTCAGAACGTTTTCGAAGCCCTGCTTATAGCCATGAAGAATTACTGCGGTCATCCTTTGCTGGGTGCTGAATAG
- a CDS encoding C2H2-type zinc finger protein, whose product MKQLLKSLFFFLMFIASAEAQITDGLTAYPLPDQASAITGSLVTLGALALRQKTWQPLPYNPEKGTKPAPYNNPFLHVSSDDPFIISGPEPVPDYHTFCQPIEPPENKTWQCFGMESITSVALNTGEPLYLKTDSHQSIVLHYTHGSKQMFPEYDLSDYQTFFKNQQAEMERIHKIAAEEMVMGGLKIRIAEETTDEDTARRVYIAKTNGITVREQKDIEQEAERHREDAHVQSDDSAMVPSDIDLPDDTALCLASNRKACQEVLPKIVSCPNSEPDSTSEKNTASSQEGAQGDAEGQAPEQTDTGEDGAVATAADNTIKNRPFGLFEVYGRYPGAKAEKIINPISASKSRVPTHSDLVTERQGMEFLNTIEQIANALSGQHPKDKEDQRPEPRRERWYYPCDICGYDTVDKKNLKRHKRVHRGYIP is encoded by the coding sequence TTGAAACAGTTACTGAAGTCTTTATTCTTTTTTCTGATGTTCATAGCTTCAGCAGAAGCACAAATAACTGACGGGTTGACGGCATACCCCCTGCCAGACCAAGCCTCTGCTATCACAGGATCGCTGGTGACACTGGGTGCACTGGCACTCAGGCAGAAAACCTGGCAGCCGCTTCCCTATAATCCAGAAAAAGGTACCAAACCGGCGCCGTACAATAACCCGTTTCTTCATGTTTCATCGGATGATCCTTTTATTATCAGTGGCCCGGAACCTGTGCCCGACTATCACACCTTTTGTCAGCCCATAGAGCCTCCCGAGAACAAGACCTGGCAATGCTTTGGTATGGAGTCCATAACCAGCGTGGCGCTCAACACCGGAGAGCCCTTATATCTGAAAACCGATTCTCACCAGAGCATTGTCCTGCATTATACCCATGGCTCCAAACAGATGTTTCCGGAATACGATCTGTCCGATTACCAGACTTTTTTTAAAAATCAGCAAGCTGAAATGGAGCGGATTCACAAAATCGCCGCCGAAGAAATGGTCATGGGCGGGCTGAAGATCAGGATCGCCGAAGAAACAACAGACGAAGACACTGCCCGCAGGGTGTACATTGCAAAAACCAACGGAATCACTGTCAGGGAGCAAAAAGACATTGAGCAGGAAGCGGAACGCCACCGTGAAGATGCTCATGTCCAGTCAGACGACTCTGCCATGGTACCGTCAGATATTGATCTTCCTGATGACACTGCCCTGTGTCTGGCATCTAACAGGAAAGCCTGTCAGGAGGTTCTGCCCAAAATAGTCAGCTGCCCGAATTCTGAACCAGACTCAACCAGTGAAAAAAACACGGCCTCATCGCAAGAAGGTGCACAAGGCGATGCGGAAGGACAGGCACCTGAGCAGACCGACACCGGTGAGGATGGAGCTGTTGCCACAGCAGCTGACAACACAATTAAGAATCGTCCTTTTGGGCTATTTGAAGTATACGGTCGGTATCCTGGGGCTAAGGCAGAGAAAATAATTAATCCGATCTCCGCTTCAAAGAGTAGAGTACCCACTCATAGCGACCTCGTCACCGAACGACAGGGTATGGAGTTCCTCAACACCATCGAGCAAATTGCGAATGCTCTGAGCGGACAGCATCCCAAGGATAAGGAAGACCAGAGACCCGAACCTAGAAGAGAACGGTGGTACTACCCCTGCGATATCTGCGGCTACGACACTGTGGACAAGAAAAATCTGAAACGGCACAAACGGGTTCACCGAGGGTACATTCCTTGA